A window of Apium graveolens cultivar Ventura chromosome 8, ASM990537v1, whole genome shotgun sequence contains these coding sequences:
- the LOC141676936 gene encoding protein root UVB sensitive 1, chloroplastic has protein sequence MDCISRPLSPAIAFPTTLLKPPPISAARILFLSRPSSLNLSISSTSKNPYSFNGGGGGGDNSDSNSNSDNDGDNNPNNHHLSLFLICSSIQLAASASAVASIDDEFMLYQVKGGNKIKLIPDYLKDVFVISHTKFSTSLSIGNVWLQCQSLFMRLMLPEGFPISVTSDYLEYSLWRSVQGVAAQVSGVLATQALLYAVGLGKGAIPTAAAVNWVLKDGIGYLSKIFLSKFGRHFDVNPKGWRLFADLLENAAFGLEILTPAFPHLFVPIGAAAGAGRSAAALIQAATRSCFYAGFAAQRNFAEVIAKGEAQGMVSKFVGIMLGIAIANCIQSSTSLALVSFGAITWIHMFCNLKSYQSIQLRTLNPYRANLVFGEYLLSGLVPSVKEVNAEEPFFPAVPVLNVKSDYKAQPTVLSPEAKLAAADIERRLHLGSKLSDLVRDKEDALALFDLYKEEGYLLTEHEGKFCVVLKETSTSHDMLKSLFHVNYLYWLEKNVGIKSVGASDDCRPGGKLQISLEYVQREFNHVKCDGELVGWVTEGLIARPSPNRIRPGYLSSTFKC, from the exons ATGGACTGCATTTCTAGACCATTATCGCCGGCAATTGCATTTCCGACTACTCTATTGAAACCACCACCAATCAGCGCCGCCAGAATCCTCTTCCTCTCACGCCCCTCCTCACTCAACTTATCAATATCCTCCACCTCCAAAAATCCTTACTCTTTCAACGGCGGCGGCGGCGGCGGAGATAACAGTGACTCAAATTCTAATTCCGACAACGACGGTGATAATAATCCTAATAACCACCACCTGTCTTTATTTCTCATTTGTTCGTCTATTCAGTTAGCTGCTTCTGCTTCTGCTGTTGCTAGTATTGATGATGAATTTATGTTGTATCAAGTTAAAGGAGGGAATAAAATTAAGCTAATTCCTGATTATTTAAAAGATGTGTTTGTTATTTCCCATACTAAATTCTCGACTTCGTTATCTATTGGGAATGTTTGGTTGCAATGTCAAAGTTTGTTTATGCGCTTAATGCTTCCCGAAGGTTTTCCAATTAGTGTTACTAGTGATTATCTCGAGTATTCTCTTTGGAGAAGTGTTCAAGGTGTTGCTGCTCAAGTTAGCGGTGTCCTTGCTACTCAg GCTTTGCTATACGCTGTTGGGTTGGGTAAAGGGGCTATTCCAACTGCCGCTGCTGTCAATTGGGTGCTAAAGGATGGAATTGGGTATCTTAGTAAAATATTTTTGTCAAAATTCGGCCGCCATTTTGATGTCAATCCTAAGGGCTGGAGGCTGTTTGCAGACCTCTTAGAAAATGCTGCGTTTGGATTAGAGATTCTGACTCCAGCTTTTCCCCATCTGTTTGTTCCTATTGGTGCTGCTGCTGGAGCTGGACGATCTGCAGCTGCCCTAATCCAG GCTGCTACAAGAAGCTGTTTCTATGCAGGCTTTGCTGCTCAGAGGAATTTTGCAGAG GTAATAGCGAAGGGTGAAGCTCAGGGTATGGTCAGCAAATTTGTTGGCATCATGCTCGGCATAGCAATTGCTAACTGCATACAATCTTCTACCAGTCTTGCTCTTGTTTCTTTTGGTGCTATAACCTGGATTCACATGTTCTGCAATCTAAAGTCGTATCAATCCATTCAACTTAGGACTTTGAATCCATATCGAGCAA ACTTGGTCTTTGGTGAATATCTGCTTAGTGGTTTAGTGCCCTCGGTAAAAGAAGTTAATGCCGAAGAACCATTTTTTCCTGCAGTGCCAGTTCTTAATGTCAAATCTGACTACAAG GCACAACCAACAGTACTTTCACCAGAAGCTAAGCTTGCAGCTGCTGATATTGAACGCCGATTACATCTGGGTTCTAAGTTATCTGACTTGGTAAGAGACAAGGAGGATGCACTTGCATTGTTTGACCTCTACAAAGAAGAAGGCTACCTTCTTACTGAGCATGAGGGGAAATTTTGT GTGGTACTAAAAGAGACCTCCACTTCACATGATATGCTGAAGTCATTATTTCATGTCAATTATCTTTATTGGTTGGAGAAGAATGTTGGAATAAAATCAGTTGGTGCATCAGATGATTGTAGACCAGGGGGAAAGCTGCAGATTTCTCTGGAGTATGTGCAACGTGAATTCAACCATGTCAAATGTGATGGAGAACTAGTTGGTTGGGTAACAGAAGGTCTGATAGCACGACCATCACCTAATAGGATCCGACCAGGCTATTTATCCTCTACTTTTAAATGCTAA